The following proteins are co-located in the Pseudomonas fluorescens genome:
- the pvdQ gene encoding bifunctional acylase PvdQ, which yields MIISNGLSRACVAGLLLGLSVAASARESVAQTSADIRRTTFGVPHIRASDERGLGYGIGYAYAQDNLCLLANEVVTVNGERARFFGPDQSTLEARNNLASDVFFTWLNTPQAVAAFWKAQPPQIQQRIEGYVAGYNRYLKEQGAPAQCQAAWVRPLNVEDLVKLTRRLLVEGGVGQFAEALVGATPPQATASVPSNTKAFELAAAHQQRFTLDRGSNAVAVGRDRSFNGRGMLLANPHFPWAGGMRFYEMHLTIPGQLDVMGAALPGLPVINIGFNQHVAWTHTVDTSKHFTLYRLTLDPKDATRYVLDGKSIPLDQTSVKVQVKQADGSVKSVSHTVYSSQFGPVVQWPGKLDWDNHYAFSLRDANLGNDRVLQQWDAVNRAGSLKALQTSVHTLQGIPWVNTLAADDQGQSLYMNLSVVPNVSAAKLAQCSDPRAGLQLIMLDGARSACAWDIDPRAAQPGIFAADQLPQLQRTDYVQHANDSAWMVNPKAPLSGFSPVISQDHIGLGPRARFAVQRLQSLEQQPISVADLQDMVMDNEVYLAGLVMPDLLEFCAKHLGADAAALEPLCTGLKTWDRHANLDSGIGLVHFINLVEHLQQIPDAWRVAFDPAHPLTTPRGLAIEREPVANALREAMLASTADVSTHGLSRWGDIQISGQTPMHGGPQQLGIYNAMQSVPRADGKREVVSGTSYLQIVTFDDQGPQALGVLAFSESSNPASKHSKDQAQAFSEKKLRRLPFTEAQIKADPQYHEHVIKE from the coding sequence GTGATTATTTCCAACGGGTTGTCCAGGGCGTGTGTGGCGGGACTGTTGCTGGGGTTGAGCGTTGCCGCATCGGCGCGCGAGTCAGTGGCACAGACTTCGGCGGATATTCGCCGCACCACGTTCGGCGTACCGCACATTCGCGCCTCGGATGAGCGCGGCCTGGGGTACGGCATCGGTTACGCCTATGCCCAGGACAACCTGTGCCTGCTGGCCAATGAAGTGGTCACGGTGAACGGTGAGCGTGCACGGTTTTTCGGCCCCGACCAGTCGACCCTGGAAGCGCGTAACAACCTCGCCAGTGATGTGTTTTTCACCTGGCTGAATACGCCGCAAGCCGTTGCCGCTTTCTGGAAGGCGCAGCCGCCGCAGATTCAGCAGCGTATTGAAGGTTATGTGGCTGGCTACAACCGCTACCTTAAAGAGCAGGGTGCGCCGGCGCAGTGCCAGGCGGCGTGGGTAAGGCCCTTGAACGTTGAAGACCTGGTCAAGCTGACGCGCAGGTTGTTGGTTGAAGGCGGTGTCGGCCAATTCGCCGAAGCCTTGGTCGGCGCGACACCGCCTCAAGCCACCGCCAGCGTGCCGTCCAACACCAAAGCGTTTGAACTGGCTGCCGCCCACCAGCAGCGCTTCACCCTGGACAGGGGCAGCAACGCGGTGGCCGTAGGCCGTGACCGTTCGTTCAATGGTCGCGGCATGTTGTTGGCAAACCCGCATTTCCCTTGGGCCGGTGGCATGCGCTTTTATGAAATGCACTTGACCATCCCCGGCCAATTGGACGTGATGGGCGCCGCGTTGCCCGGCTTGCCGGTGATCAACATCGGCTTTAACCAGCATGTGGCCTGGACGCACACGGTCGATACCTCCAAGCACTTCACGCTGTATCGCCTCACCCTGGACCCCAAGGATGCCACGCGCTATGTGCTGGATGGCAAGTCCATTCCCCTCGACCAGACCTCCGTCAAGGTGCAGGTCAAACAAGCCGACGGCAGCGTCAAAAGTGTGAGCCATACGGTCTACAGCTCGCAATTCGGCCCGGTGGTGCAGTGGCCCGGCAAACTCGACTGGGACAACCACTACGCGTTCAGCCTGCGTGATGCCAACCTGGGCAATGACCGCGTGCTGCAACAGTGGGACGCGGTGAACCGCGCCGGCAGCCTCAAGGCGCTGCAAACCTCGGTGCACACCCTGCAAGGTATCCCGTGGGTCAACACCCTGGCTGCCGATGACCAGGGCCAGAGCCTGTACATGAACCTGTCGGTGGTGCCCAACGTCAGCGCTGCCAAACTTGCGCAATGCAGCGATCCTCGCGCCGGCCTGCAACTGATCATGCTCGACGGCGCCCGCAGCGCCTGTGCCTGGGACATCGACCCGCGCGCGGCGCAACCGGGCATCTTCGCGGCCGACCAACTGCCGCAATTGCAGCGTACCGACTATGTGCAACACGCCAACGACTCGGCGTGGATGGTCAACCCCAAGGCGCCATTGAGCGGTTTCTCCCCGGTGATCAGCCAGGACCACATCGGCCTCGGCCCCCGTGCGCGATTTGCCGTGCAGCGCCTGCAATCCCTGGAACAACAACCGATCAGCGTGGCCGACCTGCAAGACATGGTCATGGACAACGAGGTGTACCTCGCGGGCCTGGTGATGCCCGACCTGCTTGAATTCTGCGCCAAGCACCTGGGCGCTGACGCGGCTGCGCTTGAACCACTGTGCACCGGCCTGAAAACCTGGGACCGGCACGCCAACCTCGACAGCGGTATCGGCCTGGTGCACTTCATCAACCTGGTCGAACACCTGCAGCAAATCCCTGACGCCTGGCGCGTCGCCTTCGACCCCGCACACCCCTTGACCACGCCACGCGGCCTGGCCATTGAGCGCGAGCCGGTCGCCAACGCCCTGCGCGAAGCCATGCTGGCCTCCACCGCCGACGTCAGCACACACGGCCTGAGCCGCTGGGGCGACATCCAAATCTCCGGCCAAACCCCCATGCACGGTGGCCCGCAGCAACTGGGCATCTACAACGCCATGCAAAGCGTGCCGCGTGCCGACGGCAAACGTGAAGTGGTCAGCGGCACCAGCTACCTGCAAATCGTCACCTTCGACGACCAAGGCCCCCAAGCCCTGGGCGTGTTGGCATTCTCCGAATCCAGCAATCCCGCGTCGAAACACTCGAAGGACCAGGCTCAAGCCTTCTCCGAGAAAAAACTGCGCCGACTGCCCTTCACCGAAGCCCAGATAAAGGCCGACCCGCAGTACCATGAGCACGTCATCAAGGAGTAG
- a CDS encoding ABC transporter permease → MWPGWLLGISGLAGLLVLWWLGVKVFGAADGLSARFSLAATLSSLWELLGRGELYLHIAVSLKRIFVGLFLALLVGVPLGLLVGSSRNLEAATTPAFQFLRMISPLSWMPIVVMLMGVGDSPIYFLLAFAAVWPIMLNTAAGVRQLDPRWLQLSQSLSATRWETLRRVIIPGVVGHVLTGVRLAIGILWIVLVPCEMLGVSAGLGYYILDTRDRLAYSELMAMVLLIGLLGFALDAFARWLHQRWVHAG, encoded by the coding sequence ATATGGCCTGGCTGGTTGCTCGGAATAAGCGGCCTGGCAGGTTTGCTGGTGCTGTGGTGGCTGGGGGTAAAGGTGTTTGGCGCGGCCGATGGCCTGTCGGCACGTTTCTCGCTGGCGGCGACCTTGAGCAGCCTGTGGGAATTGCTTGGGCGCGGTGAGCTCTATCTGCACATCGCGGTTAGCCTCAAGCGAATTTTCGTCGGGTTGTTTCTCGCGTTACTGGTGGGGGTGCCACTGGGCTTGCTGGTGGGCAGTTCGCGCAACCTGGAGGCGGCCACCACGCCGGCCTTTCAGTTTCTGCGAATGATCTCGCCGCTGTCCTGGATGCCTATCGTGGTGATGTTGATGGGCGTGGGTGACTCACCTATTTACTTCCTGCTGGCGTTTGCCGCTGTGTGGCCGATCATGCTCAATACGGCCGCGGGCGTGCGGCAGTTGGACCCGCGGTGGCTGCAGTTGAGTCAAAGCCTGAGTGCGACGCGCTGGGAAACCTTGCGGCGGGTGATTATTCCCGGCGTAGTGGGGCATGTGCTGACCGGCGTGCGCCTGGCCATCGGCATTCTGTGGATTGTGTTGGTGCCGTGCGAAATGCTCGGGGTCAGTGCCGGGTTGGGGTATTACATTCTCGACACGCGTGATCGCCTGGCCTATTCGGAGTTGATGGCGATGGTGCTGTTGATCGGGCTATTGGGGTTTGCCCTGGATGCGTTTGCGCGGTGGCTGCACCAGCGATGGGTGCACGCCGGCTGA
- a CDS encoding ABC transporter substrate-binding protein has protein sequence MCLDDLTHSRRDFLKLSAVLSAAGAMPLLSSLHARAASEPDAPVRIGYLPITDATPLLVAHNNGLFEAEGIKAERPVLLRSWAQVIEAFISGQVNVIHLLSPMTVWARYGSKVPAKVVAWNHVGGSGLTVSPGITEVKQLGGKSVAIPFWYSIHNVVVQQLFRDNGLTPVTRAAGTEIAANEVNLIVLPPSDMPPALASKRIDGYIVAEPFNALAENLKVGRVQRFTGDVWRNHACCVVFMHEHDLTNRPEWSQKVVNAIVKAQVWTRDNREEAVKLLSKDGPNRYTPHAEPVLSKVLAPAAADRAAYLADGAIQHANWDEHRIDFQPYPFPSYTEELVRRLKDTLIEGDKRFLADLDPAFVAKDLVDDRFVRQAIESVGGMQTFGLPDGYERHEEIGV, from the coding sequence ATGTGTCTGGATGACCTCACTCACTCGCGCCGTGACTTTCTCAAACTGTCCGCCGTGCTCAGTGCCGCCGGTGCCATGCCGCTGCTGAGCAGCCTGCACGCCCGCGCCGCCAGCGAGCCGGATGCGCCGGTGCGGATCGGCTACTTGCCGATCACCGATGCGACACCGCTGCTGGTTGCGCACAACAACGGCCTGTTCGAAGCCGAGGGCATCAAGGCCGAGCGCCCTGTGCTGTTGCGCAGTTGGGCCCAGGTGATCGAGGCGTTTATTTCCGGGCAGGTCAACGTGATTCACCTGCTCTCGCCGATGACAGTGTGGGCACGCTACGGCAGCAAAGTCCCGGCAAAAGTGGTGGCCTGGAACCACGTCGGCGGCTCCGGCTTGACCGTGTCGCCAGGCATTACCGAGGTGAAGCAACTGGGCGGCAAGTCGGTGGCGATTCCATTCTGGTATTCGATTCACAACGTGGTGGTGCAGCAGTTGTTCCGCGACAACGGCCTGACGCCCGTGACACGTGCTGCCGGTACTGAGATTGCGGCCAATGAAGTCAACCTGATCGTGCTGCCGCCTTCCGACATGCCGCCGGCCCTGGCCAGCAAACGCATCGATGGCTATATCGTCGCCGAGCCGTTCAACGCGCTGGCGGAAAACCTCAAGGTCGGGCGTGTGCAACGATTTACCGGTGACGTCTGGCGCAACCATGCGTGCTGCGTGGTGTTCATGCACGAGCATGACCTGACCAACCGCCCGGAATGGTCGCAGAAGGTGGTGAATGCCATCGTCAAGGCCCAGGTGTGGACGCGTGATAACCGCGAAGAGGCGGTGAAACTGCTGTCCAAGGACGGACCGAACCGCTACACCCCGCATGCTGAACCAGTATTGAGCAAAGTCCTCGCGCCGGCGGCTGCCGACCGCGCCGCTTACCTCGCCGACGGCGCGATCCAGCACGCCAACTGGGATGAGCACCGCATCGACTTCCAACCTTATCCGTTCCCCAGCTACACCGAGGAACTGGTGCGGCGCTTGAAGGACACGTTGATCGAAGGCGACAAGCGCTTTCTCGCCGATCTGGACCCGGCCTTCGTGGCCAAAGACCTGGTCGACGACCGTTTTGTCCGTCAGGCGATCGAGTCGGTGGGTGGCATGCAGACCTTCGGCCTGCCGGACGGTTACGAGCGGCACGAGGAGATTGGCGTTTGA
- a CDS encoding ABC transporter ATP-binding protein has translation MTPMVLSAQGICLGYASGPVLQGFDLQLRPGEVVSILGPSGVGKSSLLRVLAGLQTPQGGTVQVLGEPLNGPHPRVAVAFQDPSLLPWLSLEKNVAFGLDFARQPQLSPEERRRRVDHAIAAVGLQHARQQFPAQLSGGMAQRTALARCLARQPQVLLLDEPFGALDEVTRADMQHLLLKVNREQGSAAVLITHDIDEALLLSDRILLLGNRPARTLGEWHIDLPQPHEEQVEAIGALRIEILKTLRQASRPQPNPLEQPEFSHVSG, from the coding sequence ATGACACCGATGGTATTGAGTGCTCAGGGGATTTGCCTGGGCTACGCCAGCGGGCCGGTGCTGCAAGGGTTCGACTTGCAATTGCGGCCTGGCGAAGTGGTGTCGATCCTCGGGCCCAGTGGCGTCGGCAAATCCAGCCTGTTGCGCGTACTGGCCGGTTTGCAGACGCCCCAGGGCGGCACAGTGCAGGTGCTGGGCGAGCCTTTGAACGGGCCGCACCCAAGGGTCGCGGTAGCCTTTCAGGACCCCAGCCTGTTGCCTTGGTTGAGTCTGGAAAAGAACGTCGCCTTCGGCCTGGATTTCGCCCGCCAACCGCAGCTGAGTCCCGAAGAGCGCCGCCGCCGCGTCGACCACGCTATCGCGGCGGTCGGGCTGCAACATGCGCGTCAGCAGTTCCCCGCGCAGTTGTCTGGTGGCATGGCCCAGCGCACGGCGTTGGCCCGCTGCCTGGCACGGCAACCGCAAGTGTTGCTGCTGGATGAACCCTTTGGCGCACTCGATGAAGTCACCCGCGCCGACATGCAGCACCTGTTGCTCAAGGTCAACCGCGAGCAAGGTTCGGCGGCGGTGCTGATTACCCATGATATTGATGAGGCGTTGCTGCTTTCCGACCGCATCCTGCTACTGGGTAACCGCCCGGCGCGGACCCTGGGCGAATGGCACATCGACCTGCCGCAACCGCACGAGGAACAGGTGGAGGCCATCGGCGCACTGCGTATCGAGATTCTGAAAACCTTACGGCAGGCGAGCCGCCCTCAACCCAACCCTCTTGAACAACCGGAGTTCTCACATGTGTCTGGATGA
- a CDS encoding acyl-CoA dehydrogenase family protein, with amino-acid sequence MLDPILSRWLDVQAQALDVGSCDPQEVLPRLADANVLRIGVPKALGGLGGDVTGAVDAIANVASHSLAAAFVFWGQRSFIEYLLQSPNERLREQLLPDLLSGKLAGATGLSNAMKFLSGIEALQISAEPNDHGWTLNGRLHWVTNLRKNGFVAAAAIEQAGGGAPFILAIPDSVAGLQRSRDLELMGLQSSNTAALGLEGVELSRDWLLHEDARKFLPAVRPAFLGLQCGMSIGLARRSLAEVANHLGASRTVLRDELEALRVTLDHLVTELKKGLLAGRFAAEPVPLFKLRIALAETAASAVQLELQASGGKAYLTAHGSGFARRWRESAFVPIVTPSLVQLRTELQRQANL; translated from the coding sequence ATGCTTGACCCAATCTTGAGCCGTTGGCTCGATGTTCAAGCGCAGGCCCTGGATGTGGGCAGTTGCGATCCACAGGAAGTGCTGCCACGGCTGGCAGACGCGAATGTATTGCGTATCGGCGTGCCGAAAGCACTCGGCGGGCTGGGCGGCGATGTAACCGGTGCGGTGGACGCCATCGCCAATGTCGCCAGCCATTCCCTGGCGGCCGCATTTGTCTTTTGGGGCCAGCGATCCTTTATCGAGTATTTGCTGCAGAGCCCGAATGAGCGGCTGCGCGAGCAGCTGCTGCCGGACTTGCTCAGCGGCAAACTGGCCGGCGCCACGGGGCTGTCGAATGCAATGAAGTTTCTCTCGGGGATCGAGGCACTGCAAATCAGCGCCGAGCCGAACGACCACGGCTGGACCCTCAACGGTCGCCTGCACTGGGTGACCAACCTGCGCAAGAACGGGTTTGTTGCGGCGGCGGCGATCGAGCAGGCCGGTGGCGGCGCGCCGTTTATTCTGGCGATCCCCGATTCGGTGGCGGGGTTGCAGCGTTCCCGCGACCTGGAGCTGATGGGGCTGCAATCGAGCAACACGGCGGCACTGGGGCTGGAAGGCGTCGAGCTGAGCCGTGACTGGTTGCTGCATGAAGACGCGCGCAAATTTTTGCCGGCAGTACGCCCGGCGTTCCTGGGCTTGCAATGTGGCATGTCCATCGGCCTGGCGCGCCGTTCGCTGGCGGAAGTGGCCAACCACCTGGGCGCGAGCCGCACGGTGTTGCGTGATGAGTTGGAGGCCTTGCGGGTAACGCTGGACCATCTGGTCACCGAGTTGAAAAAGGGGTTGCTGGCCGGACGGTTTGCGGCAGAGCCGGTGCCGCTGTTCAAACTGCGTATTGCCCTGGCAGAAACAGCCGCCAGCGCCGTGCAACTTGAACTGCAGGCGAGCGGCGGCAAGGCGTACCTCACCGCACACGGCAGCGGCTTTGCCCGGCGCTGGCGCGAGTCGGCCTTTGTGCCGATTGTCACGCCAAGCCTGGTGCAACTGCGCACCGAGTTGCAGCGACAGGCCAATCTATGA
- a CDS encoding carboxymuconolactone decarboxylase family protein gives MSRVPLLTPETAPEAAKPFLENALKGSGFIPNLLAVLANAPAALETYITVSGLNAKSELSLADREVVQLIAATTHGCDFCVAGHTAVARNKAKLPEDVIDALRQRGELPNARYETLAAFTREVIATRGDVSDAGFEAFRAAGYSDGQALEVILGVSLATLCNFANVFARTPLNPELAQYRWEKPAS, from the coding sequence ATGTCCCGCGTACCGTTGCTGACCCCTGAAACCGCACCTGAAGCGGCCAAGCCGTTCCTGGAAAACGCCCTCAAGGGCTCGGGTTTCATCCCCAACCTGCTCGCCGTCTTGGCCAATGCACCGGCCGCGCTGGAAACCTATATCACGGTGTCCGGCCTCAACGCCAAGTCTGAACTGAGCCTGGCCGACCGCGAAGTGGTGCAACTGATTGCCGCCACCACCCACGGCTGCGATTTCTGCGTCGCCGGCCACACAGCCGTTGCCCGCAACAAAGCCAAGCTGCCGGAAGACGTCATTGATGCGTTGCGCCAGCGCGGTGAATTGCCCAATGCCCGGTATGAGACACTCGCCGCCTTCACCCGTGAAGTGATCGCCACCCGCGGCGATGTCAGCGATGCCGGCTTCGAGGCATTCCGTGCCGCCGGTTACTCCGATGGCCAGGCGCTGGAAGTTATTTTAGGGGTGAGCCTGGCAACGTTGTGCAACTTCGCTAACGTGTTTGCCCGTACCCCGTTGAACCCGGAGTTGGCGCAATACCGTTGGGAAAAACCGGCAAGCTGA
- a CDS encoding AraC family transcriptional regulator encodes MNSSSALVDWLLDSLELNTSLFHVGRYCGDWHASTHGLASASFHLIVQGQCWLHIDGESAPQHLNNGDALFLLRDLEYRLSGEATAQGAQESPRRAMLALDNEASDGVGLVCGFFHFHSGLSAMIVDTLPAWIILRAGDPSLTAARNLFDLILQECQRTPAPSSALLERLCHLLFLYVLRQQVLDNTALGGLAALGRQPAFAHLLEQLIARPAEAWTLESMAACTGLSRSAFFKRFNELCGRSPGQVLLMMRMRHACQLFKQDQTVAEVALAVGYQSVAAFTRAFHKVTGQQPGAYRKAQA; translated from the coding sequence ATGAATTCGTCCAGTGCTCTCGTCGATTGGTTATTAGACAGCCTTGAGCTCAACACCAGTCTGTTCCACGTCGGGCGCTATTGCGGCGACTGGCATGCAAGCACCCATGGCCTGGCCAGCGCGAGTTTCCACTTGATTGTGCAAGGCCAGTGCTGGCTGCATATCGACGGAGAATCCGCCCCCCAGCACTTGAACAATGGCGATGCGCTGTTTCTGCTGCGCGACCTTGAATATCGGCTGTCCGGCGAAGCCACGGCGCAGGGCGCGCAGGAATCTCCACGCCGTGCGATGCTGGCGCTGGATAACGAGGCCAGCGATGGCGTCGGGCTGGTCTGCGGTTTCTTCCACTTCCATTCCGGCCTGTCGGCGATGATTGTCGACACCCTCCCCGCCTGGATCATCCTGCGTGCCGGCGACCCCTCGTTGACCGCCGCGCGCAACCTGTTCGACCTGATCCTGCAAGAATGCCAGCGCACGCCCGCGCCTTCCTCGGCGTTGCTTGAACGTCTTTGCCACTTGTTGTTTCTGTATGTGCTGCGCCAGCAAGTGCTCGACAACACCGCCCTCGGCGGCCTGGCGGCATTGGGCCGGCAGCCGGCATTTGCGCACTTGCTGGAACAGCTTATCGCTCGCCCGGCTGAGGCCTGGACCCTGGAAAGCATGGCGGCCTGTACCGGGCTGTCGCGCTCGGCGTTTTTCAAACGGTTTAACGAGTTGTGCGGCCGCTCGCCCGGCCAGGTGCTGTTGATGATGCGCATGCGCCATGCGTGCCAGCTGTTCAAGCAAGACCAGACGGTGGCGGAGGTCGCGCTGGCGGTCGGCTACCAGTCGGTGGCCGCGTTTACCCGCGCATTCCACAAAGTAACCGGGCAACAACCGGGGGCCTATCGCAAGGCTCAGGCCTAG